GGTAATTGGTATGGTGTAGAATAATTTTCAGTAAAAGCGGGTTCAATTACATGTTAATAGACAAAGACTTGGTTTCCTCTTGTTGGACTTCTTGGTGAAGTTAATGAGTTTTTGCTGCGTGCTCCCAATATATGGTATCAAAGTCGATGGTAGAATAGTGAGCCCACAATCTATTTCAACGTGTGGTGAATAGCTCAAGGAATGAATTTCGTGACTTATAGGTTTTATGGGCCAACTTCATGTTTCGatctggcaaaaaaaaaaacatgtgatgAAGGAGAGTGTTGTGGTGTTGCAATGCGGTCTGATTGCAACCTTCATGGTTTGGTCTGTGAAAAGATACCAATAATGAACGTCTGCATTATTCTGATAGCAATCTTCATGGTTATGTCTATAAAAAGATACCAATAATGAACATGTGTATTATTGTTGCGGTTCTCACACGCAACAAAGTAGAGGTTCAAATTGAGACCTCTTGATGCGAATGATACATGAATAAAATGGGAGTAGACCTAATACTAAGCTCAAACATGAGGAGAAGATTATTATGGCacatgtgtgagttgtgttaaaaaatttataccCTGAAGAATTGATACAGTGTTGAGTAGTTCATATATCTTAATTGGCCTATAACTTATTGACTTAAACTTCAAAGTGAATGTGAGTCAAGATAGACAAGGATTTGGATTTTTCCTTGGCGATTTCTCCGGATATAGTTATTAGGCTTTTGCTGTGCGTTTCATATATGGGTAAGTTCTCTTCTCCTTaattataattgaaaaaaaaaaccagaaaatgcATTGCAACTTGTATGTACAAACAAATAATTGtttgtaaaattttttgataagttttttGTAGGTAATGTCGATCatcctaaaatgaaaaatgagagattaaagaaatagttgacaattattttttactttaaccattatttatttattacttgTATTATATCTTTTTCGTCCACAGTTACGTGTGATCACATGGTGTTTTATAACATAAACACGTACTTTTGGAGCTATTTCTTATATAATTGTGAGTTTGACAACCAATCAAAAAAGTTGATACTGTAGGTAGAACGATCATGCTTTATGTGTGTCCAGGCATGTCTTCAGATTTTCCTTCGAGCTTCTGcccagattttctcaaaatcacGATCATGTTTATCACCTGGGGAGAAAAGCAGCATAGCAGACTTACTATAGTAGGAACAAATATGCTTTTATGAtataatttgggaaaaaaagtcataaatatattatacttataccaatttagtcttaaaccttttcatattttaccaTTTGAGTCCATCTAGTCAAGTTTagccaaaaatcgctgacgtgaagaatttttgataataCTATaacttaatttcaaaattttatattaattattattaattgtttcttttttttcccttttgattgccttgtttacttttctttttctatgacTAGTGAGATGGCCCTCGCTCGGCCTCGCTTAGTTCTTGGCGAGGCGGGCAAGAGCTTGGATCCTCTCTCGTGGCTGGTGAGGGCTTGACGGCCTTTGCCGGCCATagttaaaaaaagacaaagaaagaaatgaaggaaaagagaagaaaaggaaaaagaaaagaaaaattaaagcattaaaaaatttaaatttaaaaaaatggtcGATGTCAGCTCTTGCGGTGTCACATAGGAAAACTGGTGTCCATTTCAATGGTTTTCaactaaaattgaccgaattgactctattagcaaaacatgaaatatttgaggcttaattggcacaataaaaattagataaaaaaattgaaataattaaaaggtttacgattaaattgataaaagtgcaatatgtttaaaacttttttgataattttctcacaTAATTTGCTGTACAATCTTAAGCAGaactttcattgaaaatctagtTATTagagagcaaaaagaaaagagaaaaacgaaaaagaatgaatgaaagaagaaaagaagaggccAATAAATTACTGACACTTGGCAGAAATGATAACAATTTCAACGAGGTATGGATGTGGATTCTTTTTCAACCATGGCTTTTAGTTATGCAATTCCGAAAAGATGATGCATCATAGAAAAGTGCACTGCCAATTTCCTCTCCATGTTATTCTTTTGCATTGCAATATTCTTATTACAGTACTTAAATCAATTGTCAAATATCATTGAAGAATTCCAATTGAAAGACATTATGTTGTTTTATGTTAGGATGTGTCTTTCTcacgaaaataaatttatttggtaactgAAACATAACTAACCTATGATATGATCCAATGATCTTTGACTTTGAGACGAAGACGAAGTCACATAGATATTCATTTCGGAATTTCTTATAGATTGAATATAAATCAGTTGCATAATCTCCTTTACTTCACGAAAATAAATGGACGAAATAATCAACAATGTTGAATGCCCGAGAAAATCGCTTGGAAAGCCGGGTAAAatagaaattgttttttttttgctttctcgcTTTCGGCCACATGCCTTAATGTCTACCTAACATACTCGTCTTGATTTTCATAGACGCGATAGTAATTAGTATGTGAATCATGATTAGGATACCCATATCCACAACGATAAATAACCTTACTATTATTCGAATCCATCTTATAGAAGGTGACAACCCAAAAGAGATTGTCCTCCACATGCTCATACTAAATTTGACGttcatatccactataaatgCGTGCATTTTCTCTCCATTATCTCATCACGACTTTGCTTGTTGACTATTGTGTTGGATAACTTCCTTTCGACTATGGCACGAAGACAGGCAAGAGGGGGTCGAAGAGCTGAGATGAAACAAATCGCAAATGAGAATAGCAGGCAGATCGCATTTTCAAAACGTAGATCCAGTATCTACAAGAAGGCGAGCGAGCTCGTGACGCTCTGCGGGGCGGAGGTGGGATTGGTAGGAGCCTCGCCTACCGGAAAACCCTTTTCCTTCGCTCATCCATCCATCGACGCGGTCGCCAACCGGTTCCTCGACCGAAACCCTCCGCCCGCCGATAGGCCTCGCGCTTTGGTTGAGTACTATCATCGGGTCCAATCTGATGAGCTCAACCGGCAGCATGAGGAGCTctccaatcaaatccaagccGAGAAGGAGCACGGCAAAGTGTTGGCGCAACTGACCGGAGGCAAAAGCGATGTGGGCTGGTGGGAGGCTCCCATCGAAGAGCTCAACCGGGAAGAGCTCCTCCAAATGAAGGGTCGAATGGAGGACCTTCGGCGGAGGTTGTTGAAGGCGATCGATCAGCAGGCTCGGGGAGACGCGTCCGCATCCCTTCAAGGACAGAATTTAGAGAAATAATCCCTTGGCGAAAATTGTTTCGAATTCCGCTCTCCCGAGATACAAGAATAAGGATGAACTAGTCTGGGAGATGATGATATGCGCTTATTATTTATGATGTTGATTGGTATCTTTCATAGATAAGAGATTATGGATGGTGTTCTTGATGTCTTGAGCCCATTTGCATTTGCTATTGCTTAACTATCAATTAGACGAACAAAGCATGCGCCAAATTTGACCCACAAAGCGAGAGTAGCtcgataaatttattttaaacttgAGGACACTAACTTGAACCGGAAGTTCCGTTTTGTTTGGACCACATATATTCCTCGAGGCTTGCCAGTCGTGTCGGAGGTTGCCAGCCGTTAGTCATCACTACCGGTGTTGTTTTCGGAAGAGTACAGGACCTGCTGTGTTCTCCTCTGCTTCGCGTCCAGGGGGTATTGTAGTGGCAAAATTGCTCTCTAGACTCGCTCGTTAGCCGCGATTCTGAACGTTGGAGATCGGCCAAGCTTCCATCATCGATCTAGTCACCGATGCAGCTCTGTTTTTGAGTCGCCGACTAGCTAACGCCGAATGCCCCGTCCTGCTCTATTTTGATTGGAGACGAAACAGGGTATGTCACCGTCTCCGTTAGAGTCGGGGTTGGTTTTACACTAGTACACCTTCTTGATTCCGAATGCTCTTTATCATGTTTGCACGAGTCTAACCTAGAAGCAGAACACACTCGATGATTCATTTCATTACCCGAACAAATGCGCGTAATATGTTCGATGATATGTCTCTGAGACGGGGATGTGAAAAAGCTTTTCGGAGGAATCGATCCGCTCAATTGGGCTTTTGAAATCAAGGCTTCGAGCAATTTTGCCACTGGAGAGGGCAAAAGACTAGTGCAGCATGGCCTAGATAATGGGATAGACATCTTATCCACTGCTTAAGGACTTTGGCGACAAGGGTCCTTCATTTACCGTAACAATCTTACAATCTCGATGTATCGGTTCTTACTAGTGACACATCTAACCTTTCTTATATTGAGAAACAAATTTAATCTTTTAATCAGCCACTCTAAGGGCAAATTTTGGTCTAGAGCTAGGTCCGCATAAGTTGGATCCATCATAACCGTTGATCATATTGACTCCATATGAGGTTCCCACATGATTAACTGATATTACTAGGTCCATACAAGTTTCTTCCCATAGAGCCTTACTGGACTTCTCTGAAATTTCAGAAACATGTCAATGAATAGAACGCTAGATACTCGTTTCCTAGAGTTTTTCTGAAGGAATCCCGCCAACTTTGGAAGTTCTCTAGTTATCTGTACAGTTATGATATGGAAATATAATTTATCATTCATGTAATTAACTCTATTGGATTAGGTACAAGACACAAATTCAATTTAGCACAATTCTATGTACTAATCACTCCATGTATGGGTCGGTTTCACTCGCTCAAAGCTTATGTTGCCTCTTGCCTAATCCATAGGATTACGGAGCTGTTTAGGCTCGAATATATCCGACTAAATTTGGCTTTCTTGTTAATTAGAAGGAGCGTGGTCCGCCCGACGAACAATAAGGGGAAGACAGATGAGGTGTTTCTGTTAAAGTAATATAtttatgtgacatttttttatttactacaAATCTTGCAGTAGATAAAAaactatcacaaaaaaaaaataataaatatttaaaaattattgtgggatctactctttcaagaatttatggctCACACATGCGGTTATTTGTATAGTTACCAAgaattgttatgctagcaaaatcctACTGCTAAATGAAATGAAGGTGATATCCATctatattttcctttcttgattTAGATCCCgagtattttccttttccgtGGTTGAACAACACACATTGGAACTGATTTTCATGTTCAAATGTAAAACGTTGAATGATCTACATGATCTCAGGTTCCAGATTGACtgaaaagaggaaaacgaaagaaaattagggaaaaataaataaattcagcAGCTGTTATCTATCCCCAGCCCATCAGAATTAGCTTTCCTTCCCTCCTCAG
This sequence is a window from Rhodamnia argentea isolate NSW1041297 chromosome 3, ASM2092103v1, whole genome shotgun sequence. Protein-coding genes within it:
- the LOC115727623 gene encoding agamous-like MADS-box protein AGL61, with product MARRQARGGRRAEMKQIANENSRQIAFSKRRSSIYKKASELVTLCGAEVGLVGASPTGKPFSFAHPSIDAVANRFLDRNPPPADRPRALVEYYHRVQSDELNRQHEELSNQIQAEKEHGKVLAQLTGGKSDVGWWEAPIEELNREELLQMKGRMEDLRRRLLKAIDQQARGDASASLQGQNLEK